Proteins from a single region of Antechinus flavipes isolate AdamAnt ecotype Samford, QLD, Australia chromosome 2, AdamAnt_v2, whole genome shotgun sequence:
- the P4HA2 gene encoding prolyl 4-hydroxylase subunit alpha-2 isoform X1, with product MKPWVSSLLLAWISILHCTWAEFFTSIGQMTDLIYAEKDLVQSLKEYIRAEEARLFKIKSWAEKMDILTSKSTSDPEGYLSHPVNAYKLVKRLNTDWPALENMVLQDSTTDFIANLTVQRQFFPTEEDETGAAKALMRLQDTYKLDPDTISKGDLPGTKYRSTLSADDSFGMGKTAYNDGDYYHTVLWMQQALKQHDDGEDAVTSKVEILDYLSYAVFQLGDIHRAVELTRRLISLDPSHERAGGNLRYFEKLLEEERLGKRLNKTSETQPATQGGIYERPPDYLPERDVYEALCRGEGIKLTPRRQKRLFCRYHDGNRTPQLLIAPFKEEDEWDSPHIVRYYDVLSDEEIERIKELAKPKLARATVRDPKTGVLTVANYRVSKSSWLEEDDDPVIAQLNRRMHYITGLSVKTAELLQVANYGMGGQYEPHFDFSRKGEQDAFKHLGTGNRVATFLNYMSDVEAGGATVFPDFGATIWPKKGTSVFWYNLFRSGEGDYRTRHAACPVLVGSKWVSNKWFHERGQEFLRPCGSTEVD from the exons ATGAAGCCTTGGGTCTCCTCCTTGCTGCTGGCCTGGATCAGTATTTTGCACTGCACATGGGCTGAGTTCTTTACCTCAATTG GTCAGATGACAGACTTGATTTATGCAGAGAAAGACCTGGTTCAGTCTCTGAAAGAATATATCAGAGCAGAAGAAGCCAGACTCTTCAAGATTAAAAG CTGGgctgaaaaaatggatattttgacAAGTAAATCAACTTCTGATCCTGAGGGCTACTTGTCTCACCCAGTAAATGCCTACAAACTAGTGAAGCGTCTAAATACAGATTGGCCGGCTTTAGAGAACATGGTCTTACAGGATTCAACCACTG ATTTTATTGCCAATCTTACCGTGCAGCGCCAGTTCTTCCCCACAGAAGAGGATGAAACAGGGGCAGCCAAGGCATTAATGCGTCTTCAGGATACATACAAATTGGATCCTGACACTATTTCCAAGGGGGACCTGCCAG GGACCAAGTACCGTTCTACCCTGAGTGCGGATGACAGCTTTGGCATGGGTAAGACAGCCTACAATGATGGGGACTACTACCACACTGTTCTGTGGATGCAGCAGGCGCTGAAGCAGCATGATGATGGTGAGGATGCTGTGACATCTAAAGTTGAAATCTTGGACTACCTCAGCTATGCCGTCTTTCAGCTTGGGGACATTCACAGGGCAGTGGAACTCACTCGTCGCTTGATTTCTCTAG acCCTAGTCATGAAAGAGCTGGGGGGAATCTGCGGTACTTTGAGAAGCTGTTAGAGgaagaaaggcttggaaagaggTTAAATAAGACATCAGAGACTCAACCAGCAACACAGGGAGGCATCTATGAGAGGCCTCCAGACTACCTGCCTGAGAGAGATGTCTACGAAGCTCTTTGCCGAGGGGAAGGCATTAAACTG ACACCACGGAGACAAAAGAGACTTTTCTGTCGATACCATGATGGCAACAGGACACCCCAGCTGCTGATTGCACCCTTTAAGGAGGAGGATGAATGGGACAGCCCACACATTGTAAGATACTATGATGTCCTatcagatgaggagattgagagGATCAAGGAACTTGCCAAGCCTAAA CTGGCAAGAGCTACGGTCCGCGACCCAAAGACAGGTGTCCTCACTGTGGCCAACTACAGAGTTTCCAAAAG CTCATGGCTAGAGGAAGATGATGATCCTGTCATTGCCCAACTGAACAGAAGAATGCATTACATCACGGGATTATCTGTGAAGACAGCTGAGTTGCTACAG GTTGCTAATTATGGAATGGGAGGACAGTACGAGCCACATTTTGACTTCTCCAGG AAAGGTGAGCAAGATGCTTTCAAGCATTTAGGGACGGGGAATCGTGTGGCCACATTCTTAAACTAC atgaGTGATGTTGAAGCTGGTGGGGCCACAGTATTCCCAGACTTTGGGGCAACAATTTGGCCCAAAAAG GGCACGTCAGTATTCTGGTATAATCTCTTCCGCAGCGGGGAGGGCGACTACCGGACACGACATGCGGCCTGCCCAGTGCTTGTTGGCAGTAAATGGG TTTCCAATAAGTGGTTCCATGAGCGGGGGCAGGAGTTCTTGAGACCATGTGGATCAACAGAAGTCGACTGA
- the P4HA2 gene encoding prolyl 4-hydroxylase subunit alpha-2 isoform X2: MKPWVSSLLLAWISILHCTWAEFFTSIGQMTDLIYAEKDLVQSLKEYIRAEEARLFKIKSWAEKMDILTSKSTSDPEGYLSHPVNAYKLVKRLNTDWPALENMVLQDSTTDFIANLTVQRQFFPTEEDETGAAKALMRLQDTYKLDPDTISKGDLPGTKYRSTLSADDSFGMGKTAYNDGDYYHTVLWMQQALKQHDDGEDAVTSKVEILDYLSYAVFQLGDIHRAVELTRRLISLDPSHERAGGNLRYFEKLLEEERLGKRLNKTSETQPATQGGIYERPPDYLPERDVYEALCRGEGIKLTPRRQKRLFCRYHDGNRTPQLLIAPFKEEDEWDSPHIVRYYDVLSDEEIERIKELAKPKLARATVRDPKTGVLTVANYRVSKSSWLEEDDDPVIAQLNRRMHYITGLSVKTAELLQVANYGMGGQYEPHFDFSRRPFDSGLKTEGNRLATFLNYMSDVEAGGATVFPDFGATIWPKKGTSVFWYNLFRSGEGDYRTRHAACPVLVGSKWVSNKWFHERGQEFLRPCGSTEVD, translated from the exons ATGAAGCCTTGGGTCTCCTCCTTGCTGCTGGCCTGGATCAGTATTTTGCACTGCACATGGGCTGAGTTCTTTACCTCAATTG GTCAGATGACAGACTTGATTTATGCAGAGAAAGACCTGGTTCAGTCTCTGAAAGAATATATCAGAGCAGAAGAAGCCAGACTCTTCAAGATTAAAAG CTGGgctgaaaaaatggatattttgacAAGTAAATCAACTTCTGATCCTGAGGGCTACTTGTCTCACCCAGTAAATGCCTACAAACTAGTGAAGCGTCTAAATACAGATTGGCCGGCTTTAGAGAACATGGTCTTACAGGATTCAACCACTG ATTTTATTGCCAATCTTACCGTGCAGCGCCAGTTCTTCCCCACAGAAGAGGATGAAACAGGGGCAGCCAAGGCATTAATGCGTCTTCAGGATACATACAAATTGGATCCTGACACTATTTCCAAGGGGGACCTGCCAG GGACCAAGTACCGTTCTACCCTGAGTGCGGATGACAGCTTTGGCATGGGTAAGACAGCCTACAATGATGGGGACTACTACCACACTGTTCTGTGGATGCAGCAGGCGCTGAAGCAGCATGATGATGGTGAGGATGCTGTGACATCTAAAGTTGAAATCTTGGACTACCTCAGCTATGCCGTCTTTCAGCTTGGGGACATTCACAGGGCAGTGGAACTCACTCGTCGCTTGATTTCTCTAG acCCTAGTCATGAAAGAGCTGGGGGGAATCTGCGGTACTTTGAGAAGCTGTTAGAGgaagaaaggcttggaaagaggTTAAATAAGACATCAGAGACTCAACCAGCAACACAGGGAGGCATCTATGAGAGGCCTCCAGACTACCTGCCTGAGAGAGATGTCTACGAAGCTCTTTGCCGAGGGGAAGGCATTAAACTG ACACCACGGAGACAAAAGAGACTTTTCTGTCGATACCATGATGGCAACAGGACACCCCAGCTGCTGATTGCACCCTTTAAGGAGGAGGATGAATGGGACAGCCCACACATTGTAAGATACTATGATGTCCTatcagatgaggagattgagagGATCAAGGAACTTGCCAAGCCTAAA CTGGCAAGAGCTACGGTCCGCGACCCAAAGACAGGTGTCCTCACTGTGGCCAACTACAGAGTTTCCAAAAG CTCATGGCTAGAGGAAGATGATGATCCTGTCATTGCCCAACTGAACAGAAGAATGCATTACATCACGGGATTATCTGTGAAGACAGCTGAGTTGCTACAG GTTGCTAATTATGGAATGGGAGGACAGTACGAGCCACATTTTGACTTCTCCAGG CGGCCTTTTGACAGCGGCCTGAAAACGGAGGGGAATAGGTTAGCGACATTTCTAAACTAT atgaGTGATGTTGAAGCTGGTGGGGCCACAGTATTCCCAGACTTTGGGGCAACAATTTGGCCCAAAAAG GGCACGTCAGTATTCTGGTATAATCTCTTCCGCAGCGGGGAGGGCGACTACCGGACACGACATGCGGCCTGCCCAGTGCTTGTTGGCAGTAAATGGG TTTCCAATAAGTGGTTCCATGAGCGGGGGCAGGAGTTCTTGAGACCATGTGGATCAACAGAAGTCGACTGA
- the P4HA2 gene encoding prolyl 4-hydroxylase subunit alpha-2 isoform X3, protein MKPWVSSLLLAWISILHCTWAEFFTSIGQMTDLIYAEKDLVQSLKEYIRAEEARLFKIKSWAEKMDILTSKSTSDPEGYLSHPVNAYKLVKRLNTDWPALENMVLQDSTTDFIANLTVQRQFFPTEEDETGAAKALMRLQDTYKLDPDTISKGDLPGTKYRSTLSADDSFGMGKTAYNDGDYYHTVLWMQQALKQHDDGEDAVTSKVEILDYLSYAVFQLGDIHRAVELTRRLISLDPSHERAGGNLRYFEKLLEEERLGKRLNKTSETQPATQGGIYERPPDYLPERDVYEALCRGEGIKLTPRRQKRLFCRYHDGNRTPQLLIAPFKEEDEWDSPHIVRYYDVLSDEEIERIKELAKPKLARATVRDPKTGVLTVANYRVSKSSWLEEDDDPVIAQLNRRMHYITGLSVKTAELLQVANYGMGGQYEPHFDFSRRPFDSGLKTEGNRLATFLNYKGEQDAFKHLGTGNRVATFLNYMSDVEAGGATVFPDFGATIWPKKGTSVFWYNLFRSGEGDYRTRHAACPVLVGSKWVSNKWFHERGQEFLRPCGSTEVD, encoded by the exons ATGAAGCCTTGGGTCTCCTCCTTGCTGCTGGCCTGGATCAGTATTTTGCACTGCACATGGGCTGAGTTCTTTACCTCAATTG GTCAGATGACAGACTTGATTTATGCAGAGAAAGACCTGGTTCAGTCTCTGAAAGAATATATCAGAGCAGAAGAAGCCAGACTCTTCAAGATTAAAAG CTGGgctgaaaaaatggatattttgacAAGTAAATCAACTTCTGATCCTGAGGGCTACTTGTCTCACCCAGTAAATGCCTACAAACTAGTGAAGCGTCTAAATACAGATTGGCCGGCTTTAGAGAACATGGTCTTACAGGATTCAACCACTG ATTTTATTGCCAATCTTACCGTGCAGCGCCAGTTCTTCCCCACAGAAGAGGATGAAACAGGGGCAGCCAAGGCATTAATGCGTCTTCAGGATACATACAAATTGGATCCTGACACTATTTCCAAGGGGGACCTGCCAG GGACCAAGTACCGTTCTACCCTGAGTGCGGATGACAGCTTTGGCATGGGTAAGACAGCCTACAATGATGGGGACTACTACCACACTGTTCTGTGGATGCAGCAGGCGCTGAAGCAGCATGATGATGGTGAGGATGCTGTGACATCTAAAGTTGAAATCTTGGACTACCTCAGCTATGCCGTCTTTCAGCTTGGGGACATTCACAGGGCAGTGGAACTCACTCGTCGCTTGATTTCTCTAG acCCTAGTCATGAAAGAGCTGGGGGGAATCTGCGGTACTTTGAGAAGCTGTTAGAGgaagaaaggcttggaaagaggTTAAATAAGACATCAGAGACTCAACCAGCAACACAGGGAGGCATCTATGAGAGGCCTCCAGACTACCTGCCTGAGAGAGATGTCTACGAAGCTCTTTGCCGAGGGGAAGGCATTAAACTG ACACCACGGAGACAAAAGAGACTTTTCTGTCGATACCATGATGGCAACAGGACACCCCAGCTGCTGATTGCACCCTTTAAGGAGGAGGATGAATGGGACAGCCCACACATTGTAAGATACTATGATGTCCTatcagatgaggagattgagagGATCAAGGAACTTGCCAAGCCTAAA CTGGCAAGAGCTACGGTCCGCGACCCAAAGACAGGTGTCCTCACTGTGGCCAACTACAGAGTTTCCAAAAG CTCATGGCTAGAGGAAGATGATGATCCTGTCATTGCCCAACTGAACAGAAGAATGCATTACATCACGGGATTATCTGTGAAGACAGCTGAGTTGCTACAG GTTGCTAATTATGGAATGGGAGGACAGTACGAGCCACATTTTGACTTCTCCAGG CGGCCTTTTGACAGCGGCCTGAAAACGGAGGGGAATAGGTTAGCGACATTTCTAAACTAT AAAGGTGAGCAAGATGCTTTCAAGCATTTAGGGACGGGGAATCGTGTGGCCACATTCTTAAACTAC atgaGTGATGTTGAAGCTGGTGGGGCCACAGTATTCCCAGACTTTGGGGCAACAATTTGGCCCAAAAAG GGCACGTCAGTATTCTGGTATAATCTCTTCCGCAGCGGGGAGGGCGACTACCGGACACGACATGCGGCCTGCCCAGTGCTTGTTGGCAGTAAATGGG TTTCCAATAAGTGGTTCCATGAGCGGGGGCAGGAGTTCTTGAGACCATGTGGATCAACAGAAGTCGACTGA